Proteins from a single region of Symphalangus syndactylus isolate Jambi chromosome 12, NHGRI_mSymSyn1-v2.1_pri, whole genome shotgun sequence:
- the SLAMF7 gene encoding SLAM family member 7 isoform X8 produces MAGSPTCLTVIYILWQLTEHLSKPKVTMGLQSNKNGTCVTNLTCCMEHGEEDVIYTWKALGQAANESHNGPILPISWRWGESDTAFICVARNPVSSNFSSPILARKLCEESIEEKKRADICRETPNICPHSGENTEYDTIPHTNRTILKEDPANTVYSTVEIPKKMENPHSLLTMPDTPRPFAYENVI; encoded by the exons ATGGCTGGTTCCCCAACATGCCTCACCGTCATCTATATCCTTTGGCAGCTCACAG AGCACCTGTCAAAGCCTAAAGTCACCATGGGTCTGCAGAGCAATAAGAATGGCACCTGTGTGACCAATCTGACATGCTGCATGGAACATGGGGAAGAGGATGTGATTTACACCTGGAAGGCCCTGGGGCAAGCAGCCAATGAGTCCCACAATGGGCCCATCCTCCCCATCTCCTGGAGATGGGGAGAAAGTGATACGGCCTTCATCTGCGTTGCCAGGAACCCTGTCAGCAGCAACTTCTCAAGCCCCATCCTTGCCAGGAAGCTCTGTGAAG AGTCCATTGAAGAGAAGAAGAGAGCAGACATTTGTCGGGAAACTCCTAACATATGCCCCCATTCTGGAGAGAACACAGAGTACGACACAATCCCTCACACTAAT agaacGATCCTAAAGGAAGATCCAGCAAATACGGTTTATTCTACTGTGGAAATACCAAAAAAG ATGGAAAATCCCCACTCACTGCTCACGATGCCAGACACACCAAGGCCATTTGCCTATGAGAATGTTATCTAG
- the SLAMF7 gene encoding SLAM family member 7 isoform X4, with protein MAGSPTCLTVIYILWQLTEHLSKPKVTMGLQSNKNGTCVTNLTCCMEHGEEDVIYTWKALGQAANESHNGPILPISWRWGESDTAFICVARNPVSSNFSSPILARKLCEGDCLSPLHRRLCPGAADDSDSSIALLCLLLVPLLLSLFVLGLFLWFLKRERQEESIEEKKRADICRETPNICPHSGENTEYDTIPHTNRTILKEDPANTVYSTVEIPKKMENPHSLLTMPDTPRPFAYENVI; from the exons ATGGCTGGTTCCCCAACATGCCTCACCGTCATCTATATCCTTTGGCAGCTCACAG AGCACCTGTCAAAGCCTAAAGTCACCATGGGTCTGCAGAGCAATAAGAATGGCACCTGTGTGACCAATCTGACATGCTGCATGGAACATGGGGAAGAGGATGTGATTTACACCTGGAAGGCCCTGGGGCAAGCAGCCAATGAGTCCCACAATGGGCCCATCCTCCCCATCTCCTGGAGATGGGGAGAAAGTGATACGGCCTTCATCTGCGTTGCCAGGAACCCTGTCAGCAGCAACTTCTCAAGCCCCATCCTTGCCAGGAAGCTCTGTGAAGGTGACTGCCTCTCCCCTCTCCATAGGAGGCTCTGCCC AGGTGCTGCTGATGACTCAGATTCCTCCATCGCCCTCCTGTGTCTCCTGCTGGTGCCCCTCCTGCTCAGTCTCTTTGTACTGGGGTTATTTCTTTGGTTtctgaagagagagagacaagaag AGTCCATTGAAGAGAAGAAGAGAGCAGACATTTGTCGGGAAACTCCTAACATATGCCCCCATTCTGGAGAGAACACAGAGTACGACACAATCCCTCACACTAAT agaacGATCCTAAAGGAAGATCCAGCAAATACGGTTTATTCTACTGTGGAAATACCAAAAAAG ATGGAAAATCCCCACTCACTGCTCACGATGCCAGACACACCAAGGCCATTTGCCTATGAGAATGTTATCTAG
- the SLAMF7 gene encoding SLAM family member 7 isoform X3, with amino-acid sequence MAGSPTCLTVIYILWQLTGSAASGPVKELVGSIGGAVTFPLESEVKQIDSIVWTFNTTTLVTTQPGGAIIVTQNRNKERVDFPDGGYSLKLSKLKKNDSGIYNVEIYSSSLQHPSTQKYVLRVYEHLSKPKVTMGLQSNKNGTCVTNLTCCMEHGEEDVIYTWKALGQAANESHNGPILPISWRWGESDTAFICVARNPVSSNFSSPILARKLCEESIEEKKRADICRETPNICPHSGENTEYDTIPHTNRTILKEDPANTVYSTVEIPKKMENPHSLLTMPDTPRPFAYENVI; translated from the exons ATGGCTGGTTCCCCAACATGCCTCACCGTCATCTATATCCTTTGGCAGCTCACAG GGTCAGCAGCCTCTGGACCCGTGAAAGAGCTCGTCGGTTCCATTGGTGGGGCCGTGACTTTCCCCCTGGAGTCCGAAGTAAAGCAAATTGACTCTATTGTCTGGACTTTCAACACAACCACTCTTGTCACCACACAGCCAGGAGGCGCTATCATAGTGACCCAAAATCGTAATAAGGAGAGAGTAGACTTCCCAGATGGAGGCTACTCCCTGAAGCTCAGCAAACTGAAGAAGAATGACTCAGGGATCTACAACGTGGAGATATACAGCTCATCCCTCCAGCATCCCTCCACTCAGAAGTATGTGCTGCGTGTCTATG AGCACCTGTCAAAGCCTAAAGTCACCATGGGTCTGCAGAGCAATAAGAATGGCACCTGTGTGACCAATCTGACATGCTGCATGGAACATGGGGAAGAGGATGTGATTTACACCTGGAAGGCCCTGGGGCAAGCAGCCAATGAGTCCCACAATGGGCCCATCCTCCCCATCTCCTGGAGATGGGGAGAAAGTGATACGGCCTTCATCTGCGTTGCCAGGAACCCTGTCAGCAGCAACTTCTCAAGCCCCATCCTTGCCAGGAAGCTCTGTGAAG AGTCCATTGAAGAGAAGAAGAGAGCAGACATTTGTCGGGAAACTCCTAACATATGCCCCCATTCTGGAGAGAACACAGAGTACGACACAATCCCTCACACTAAT agaacGATCCTAAAGGAAGATCCAGCAAATACGGTTTATTCTACTGTGGAAATACCAAAAAAG ATGGAAAATCCCCACTCACTGCTCACGATGCCAGACACACCAAGGCCATTTGCCTATGAGAATGTTATCTAG
- the SLAMF7 gene encoding SLAM family member 7 isoform X1, translating to MAGSPTCLTVIYILWQLTGSAASGPVKELVGSIGGAVTFPLESEVKQIDSIVWTFNTTTLVTTQPGGAIIVTQNRNKERVDFPDGGYSLKLSKLKKNDSGIYNVEIYSSSLQHPSTQKYVLRVYEHLSKPKVTMGLQSNKNGTCVTNLTCCMEHGEEDVIYTWKALGQAANESHNGPILPISWRWGESDTAFICVARNPVSSNFSSPILARKLCEGAADDSDSSIALLCLLLVPLLLSLFVLGLFLWFLKRERQEESIEEKKRADICRETPNICPHSGENTEYDTIPHTNRTILKEDPANTVYSTVEIPKKMENPHSLLTMPDTPRPFAYENVI from the exons ATGGCTGGTTCCCCAACATGCCTCACCGTCATCTATATCCTTTGGCAGCTCACAG GGTCAGCAGCCTCTGGACCCGTGAAAGAGCTCGTCGGTTCCATTGGTGGGGCCGTGACTTTCCCCCTGGAGTCCGAAGTAAAGCAAATTGACTCTATTGTCTGGACTTTCAACACAACCACTCTTGTCACCACACAGCCAGGAGGCGCTATCATAGTGACCCAAAATCGTAATAAGGAGAGAGTAGACTTCCCAGATGGAGGCTACTCCCTGAAGCTCAGCAAACTGAAGAAGAATGACTCAGGGATCTACAACGTGGAGATATACAGCTCATCCCTCCAGCATCCCTCCACTCAGAAGTATGTGCTGCGTGTCTATG AGCACCTGTCAAAGCCTAAAGTCACCATGGGTCTGCAGAGCAATAAGAATGGCACCTGTGTGACCAATCTGACATGCTGCATGGAACATGGGGAAGAGGATGTGATTTACACCTGGAAGGCCCTGGGGCAAGCAGCCAATGAGTCCCACAATGGGCCCATCCTCCCCATCTCCTGGAGATGGGGAGAAAGTGATACGGCCTTCATCTGCGTTGCCAGGAACCCTGTCAGCAGCAACTTCTCAAGCCCCATCCTTGCCAGGAAGCTCTGTGAAG GTGCTGCTGATGACTCAGATTCCTCCATCGCCCTCCTGTGTCTCCTGCTGGTGCCCCTCCTGCTCAGTCTCTTTGTACTGGGGTTATTTCTTTGGTTtctgaagagagagagacaagaag AGTCCATTGAAGAGAAGAAGAGAGCAGACATTTGTCGGGAAACTCCTAACATATGCCCCCATTCTGGAGAGAACACAGAGTACGACACAATCCCTCACACTAAT agaacGATCCTAAAGGAAGATCCAGCAAATACGGTTTATTCTACTGTGGAAATACCAAAAAAG ATGGAAAATCCCCACTCACTGCTCACGATGCCAGACACACCAAGGCCATTTGCCTATGAGAATGTTATCTAG
- the SLAMF7 gene encoding SLAM family member 7 isoform X6, protein MAGSPTCLTVIYILWQLTGSAASGPVKELVGSIGGAVTFPLESEVKQIDSIVWTFNTTTLVTTQPGGAIIVTQNRNKERVDFPDGGYSLKLSKLKKNDSGIYNVEIYSSSLQHPSTQKYVLRVYESIEEKKRADICRETPNICPHSGENTEYDTIPHTNRTILKEDPANTVYSTVEIPKKMENPHSLLTMPDTPRPFAYENVI, encoded by the exons ATGGCTGGTTCCCCAACATGCCTCACCGTCATCTATATCCTTTGGCAGCTCACAG GGTCAGCAGCCTCTGGACCCGTGAAAGAGCTCGTCGGTTCCATTGGTGGGGCCGTGACTTTCCCCCTGGAGTCCGAAGTAAAGCAAATTGACTCTATTGTCTGGACTTTCAACACAACCACTCTTGTCACCACACAGCCAGGAGGCGCTATCATAGTGACCCAAAATCGTAATAAGGAGAGAGTAGACTTCCCAGATGGAGGCTACTCCCTGAAGCTCAGCAAACTGAAGAAGAATGACTCAGGGATCTACAACGTGGAGATATACAGCTCATCCCTCCAGCATCCCTCCACTCAGAAGTATGTGCTGCGTGTCTATG AGTCCATTGAAGAGAAGAAGAGAGCAGACATTTGTCGGGAAACTCCTAACATATGCCCCCATTCTGGAGAGAACACAGAGTACGACACAATCCCTCACACTAAT agaacGATCCTAAAGGAAGATCCAGCAAATACGGTTTATTCTACTGTGGAAATACCAAAAAAG ATGGAAAATCCCCACTCACTGCTCACGATGCCAGACACACCAAGGCCATTTGCCTATGAGAATGTTATCTAG
- the SLAMF7 gene encoding SLAM family member 7 isoform X5 has product MAGSPTCLTVIYILWQLTEHLSKPKVTMGLQSNKNGTCVTNLTCCMEHGEEDVIYTWKALGQAANESHNGPILPISWRWGESDTAFICVARNPVSSNFSSPILARKLCEGAADDSDSSIALLCLLLVPLLLSLFVLGLFLWFLKRERQEESIEEKKRADICRETPNICPHSGENTEYDTIPHTNRTILKEDPANTVYSTVEIPKKMENPHSLLTMPDTPRPFAYENVI; this is encoded by the exons ATGGCTGGTTCCCCAACATGCCTCACCGTCATCTATATCCTTTGGCAGCTCACAG AGCACCTGTCAAAGCCTAAAGTCACCATGGGTCTGCAGAGCAATAAGAATGGCACCTGTGTGACCAATCTGACATGCTGCATGGAACATGGGGAAGAGGATGTGATTTACACCTGGAAGGCCCTGGGGCAAGCAGCCAATGAGTCCCACAATGGGCCCATCCTCCCCATCTCCTGGAGATGGGGAGAAAGTGATACGGCCTTCATCTGCGTTGCCAGGAACCCTGTCAGCAGCAACTTCTCAAGCCCCATCCTTGCCAGGAAGCTCTGTGAAG GTGCTGCTGATGACTCAGATTCCTCCATCGCCCTCCTGTGTCTCCTGCTGGTGCCCCTCCTGCTCAGTCTCTTTGTACTGGGGTTATTTCTTTGGTTtctgaagagagagagacaagaag AGTCCATTGAAGAGAAGAAGAGAGCAGACATTTGTCGGGAAACTCCTAACATATGCCCCCATTCTGGAGAGAACACAGAGTACGACACAATCCCTCACACTAAT agaacGATCCTAAAGGAAGATCCAGCAAATACGGTTTATTCTACTGTGGAAATACCAAAAAAG ATGGAAAATCCCCACTCACTGCTCACGATGCCAGACACACCAAGGCCATTTGCCTATGAGAATGTTATCTAG
- the SLAMF7 gene encoding SLAM family member 7 isoform X2, giving the protein MAGSPTCLTVIYILWQLTGSAASGPVKELVGSIGGAVTFPLESEVKQIDSIVWTFNTTTLVTTQPGGAIIVTQNRNKERVDFPDGGYSLKLSKLKKNDSGIYNVEIYSSSLQHPSTQKYVLRVYEHLSKPKVTMGLQSNKNGTCVTNLTCCMEHGEEDVIYTWKALGQAANESHNGPILPISWRWGESDTAFICVARNPVSSNFSSPILARKLCEGAADDSDSSIALLCLLLVPLLLSLFVLGLFLWFLKRERQEENDPKGRSSKYGLFYCGNTKKDGKSPLTAHDARHTKAICL; this is encoded by the exons ATGGCTGGTTCCCCAACATGCCTCACCGTCATCTATATCCTTTGGCAGCTCACAG GGTCAGCAGCCTCTGGACCCGTGAAAGAGCTCGTCGGTTCCATTGGTGGGGCCGTGACTTTCCCCCTGGAGTCCGAAGTAAAGCAAATTGACTCTATTGTCTGGACTTTCAACACAACCACTCTTGTCACCACACAGCCAGGAGGCGCTATCATAGTGACCCAAAATCGTAATAAGGAGAGAGTAGACTTCCCAGATGGAGGCTACTCCCTGAAGCTCAGCAAACTGAAGAAGAATGACTCAGGGATCTACAACGTGGAGATATACAGCTCATCCCTCCAGCATCCCTCCACTCAGAAGTATGTGCTGCGTGTCTATG AGCACCTGTCAAAGCCTAAAGTCACCATGGGTCTGCAGAGCAATAAGAATGGCACCTGTGTGACCAATCTGACATGCTGCATGGAACATGGGGAAGAGGATGTGATTTACACCTGGAAGGCCCTGGGGCAAGCAGCCAATGAGTCCCACAATGGGCCCATCCTCCCCATCTCCTGGAGATGGGGAGAAAGTGATACGGCCTTCATCTGCGTTGCCAGGAACCCTGTCAGCAGCAACTTCTCAAGCCCCATCCTTGCCAGGAAGCTCTGTGAAG GTGCTGCTGATGACTCAGATTCCTCCATCGCCCTCCTGTGTCTCCTGCTGGTGCCCCTCCTGCTCAGTCTCTTTGTACTGGGGTTATTTCTTTGGTTtctgaagagagagagacaagaag agaacGATCCTAAAGGAAGATCCAGCAAATACGGTTTATTCTACTGTGGAAATACCAAAAAAG ATGGAAAATCCCCACTCACTGCTCACGATGCCAGACACACCAAGGCCATTTGCCTATGA
- the SLAMF7 gene encoding SLAM family member 7 isoform X7, producing the protein MAGSPTCLTVIYILWQLTEHLSKPKVTMGLQSNKNGTCVTNLTCCMEHGEEDVIYTWKALGQAANESHNGPILPISWRWGESDTAFICVARNPVSSNFSSPILARKLCEGAADDSDSSIALLCLLLVPLLLSLFVLGLFLWFLKRERQEENDPKGRSSKYGLFYCGNTKKDGKSPLTAHDARHTKAICL; encoded by the exons ATGGCTGGTTCCCCAACATGCCTCACCGTCATCTATATCCTTTGGCAGCTCACAG AGCACCTGTCAAAGCCTAAAGTCACCATGGGTCTGCAGAGCAATAAGAATGGCACCTGTGTGACCAATCTGACATGCTGCATGGAACATGGGGAAGAGGATGTGATTTACACCTGGAAGGCCCTGGGGCAAGCAGCCAATGAGTCCCACAATGGGCCCATCCTCCCCATCTCCTGGAGATGGGGAGAAAGTGATACGGCCTTCATCTGCGTTGCCAGGAACCCTGTCAGCAGCAACTTCTCAAGCCCCATCCTTGCCAGGAAGCTCTGTGAAG GTGCTGCTGATGACTCAGATTCCTCCATCGCCCTCCTGTGTCTCCTGCTGGTGCCCCTCCTGCTCAGTCTCTTTGTACTGGGGTTATTTCTTTGGTTtctgaagagagagagacaagaag agaacGATCCTAAAGGAAGATCCAGCAAATACGGTTTATTCTACTGTGGAAATACCAAAAAAG ATGGAAAATCCCCACTCACTGCTCACGATGCCAGACACACCAAGGCCATTTGCCTATGA
- the SLAMF7 gene encoding SLAM family member 7 isoform X10, with translation MAGSPTCLTVIYILWQLTEHLSKPKVTMGLQSNKNGTCVTNLTCCMEHGEEDVIYTWKALGQAANESHNGPILPISWRWGESDTAFICVARNPVSSNFSSPILARKLCEENDPKGRSSKYGLFYCGNTKKDGKSPLTAHDARHTKAICL, from the exons ATGGCTGGTTCCCCAACATGCCTCACCGTCATCTATATCCTTTGGCAGCTCACAG AGCACCTGTCAAAGCCTAAAGTCACCATGGGTCTGCAGAGCAATAAGAATGGCACCTGTGTGACCAATCTGACATGCTGCATGGAACATGGGGAAGAGGATGTGATTTACACCTGGAAGGCCCTGGGGCAAGCAGCCAATGAGTCCCACAATGGGCCCATCCTCCCCATCTCCTGGAGATGGGGAGAAAGTGATACGGCCTTCATCTGCGTTGCCAGGAACCCTGTCAGCAGCAACTTCTCAAGCCCCATCCTTGCCAGGAAGCTCTGTGAAG agaacGATCCTAAAGGAAGATCCAGCAAATACGGTTTATTCTACTGTGGAAATACCAAAAAAG ATGGAAAATCCCCACTCACTGCTCACGATGCCAGACACACCAAGGCCATTTGCCTATGA
- the SLAMF7 gene encoding SLAM family member 7 isoform X9, with the protein MAGSPTCLTVIYILWQLTGSAASGPVKELVGSIGGAVTFPLESEVKQIDSIVWTFNTTTLVTTQPGGAIIVTQNRNKERVDFPDGGYSLKLSKLKKNDSGIYNVEIYSSSLQHPSTQKYVLRVYENDPKGRSSKYGLFYCGNTKKDGKSPLTAHDARHTKAICL; encoded by the exons ATGGCTGGTTCCCCAACATGCCTCACCGTCATCTATATCCTTTGGCAGCTCACAG GGTCAGCAGCCTCTGGACCCGTGAAAGAGCTCGTCGGTTCCATTGGTGGGGCCGTGACTTTCCCCCTGGAGTCCGAAGTAAAGCAAATTGACTCTATTGTCTGGACTTTCAACACAACCACTCTTGTCACCACACAGCCAGGAGGCGCTATCATAGTGACCCAAAATCGTAATAAGGAGAGAGTAGACTTCCCAGATGGAGGCTACTCCCTGAAGCTCAGCAAACTGAAGAAGAATGACTCAGGGATCTACAACGTGGAGATATACAGCTCATCCCTCCAGCATCCCTCCACTCAGAAGTATGTGCTGCGTGTCTATG agaacGATCCTAAAGGAAGATCCAGCAAATACGGTTTATTCTACTGTGGAAATACCAAAAAAG ATGGAAAATCCCCACTCACTGCTCACGATGCCAGACACACCAAGGCCATTTGCCTATGA